The following coding sequences lie in one Candidatus Sulfotelmatobacter sp. genomic window:
- a CDS encoding tetratricopeptide repeat protein, with the protein MEKAIDIKRRAQRCVQNGDLDGALKEYEKLIAVQDSDPYNFVLLADLLYKKGDMIGAAQRYVASIDAYEQAALYKNAIAVGKKMMRLSLSPTLVLSKLAKLHALDGLGTEAALYYQQYAEHLMRDKRGPEAAEAFRKAFEASSENIRALERLAEVLVLEGDKESAARTLAEAAVHYQSAGLLQDADRCRNRAAGLNNGSVPVMDSLTEASPAATPGLGDFEPSSDGTLVVESTHLSSLSDDLPEAAPIEENGSRLDIEHPFATDELKLASDAQLAADITHSMELANEGDDARLGPPALHPRTSPPSATPAAPVELRSPGLRFESPADPEPATLENEESLQPAPEPAAQGADADSPVAQVEQLLREAREHFRNGERDAASADLVRAAQLYDEMGQFDSAATIYRNLSRSSHATPEVMHLWLRNCESRNDRLEAAQVACELGDRALNDGDMGTARDWFRRASAFDVNNETAKRRLQKLSEGRGAGVTTSEAAPEPEPPAEGGRVEVAVGRGAAVTFDLGSLVSEFQRGVESQISGDPQGHYDLGMAYREMGLLEQAVEAFRAAGHDPAFAQRCAEMVGRCLLDQGSFDEAAQEFMVALELPGVTSEGALDLRFQLGLAHEAAGRIEAALAEFERVYTAMPSYPDVAQKIRMLRKALESS; encoded by the coding sequence TTGGAAAAGGCGATCGACATCAAGCGTCGAGCCCAGCGCTGCGTCCAGAACGGAGATCTGGATGGCGCTCTCAAAGAGTACGAGAAGCTGATCGCGGTCCAGGACTCCGACCCGTACAATTTCGTTCTGCTCGCCGATCTGCTCTACAAGAAGGGCGACATGATCGGCGCCGCGCAGCGCTACGTCGCGTCGATCGACGCCTACGAGCAGGCCGCGCTCTACAAGAACGCGATCGCGGTCGGCAAGAAGATGATGAGGCTGTCGCTGTCGCCCACGCTGGTGCTGAGCAAGCTCGCCAAGCTCCACGCGCTCGACGGACTCGGGACCGAAGCCGCGCTCTACTATCAGCAGTACGCCGAGCATCTGATGCGGGACAAGCGCGGTCCCGAAGCGGCCGAAGCGTTCCGCAAGGCGTTCGAGGCCAGCTCCGAAAACATCAGGGCGCTCGAACGTCTGGCCGAGGTGCTGGTGCTCGAGGGCGACAAGGAATCCGCCGCGCGCACGCTCGCCGAGGCCGCGGTGCACTATCAGTCCGCCGGGCTCTTGCAGGACGCGGATCGCTGCCGCAACCGCGCCGCCGGGCTCAACAACGGGTCCGTGCCGGTCATGGATTCGCTGACCGAAGCGTCGCCGGCCGCGACTCCCGGCCTCGGCGATTTCGAGCCCTCGAGCGACGGCACGCTGGTCGTGGAGTCGACGCATCTCTCGTCGCTCTCCGACGACCTCCCGGAGGCGGCGCCGATCGAAGAGAACGGCTCGCGGCTCGACATCGAGCACCCGTTCGCGACCGACGAGTTGAAGCTCGCCTCCGACGCACAGCTGGCCGCCGACATCACGCATTCGATGGAGCTGGCGAACGAAGGCGACGACGCGCGGCTCGGACCACCCGCGCTGCATCCGCGCACCTCTCCGCCGAGCGCGACACCGGCGGCTCCGGTCGAACTGCGCTCGCCGGGGCTTCGCTTCGAGAGCCCGGCGGATCCCGAACCGGCGACCCTCGAAAACGAAGAGTCGCTCCAGCCGGCGCCCGAGCCGGCCGCTCAAGGGGCGGACGCCGACAGCCCGGTGGCGCAGGTCGAGCAGCTGTTGCGCGAGGCGCGCGAGCACTTCCGCAATGGCGAGCGCGACGCCGCCAGCGCCGATCTGGTGCGCGCGGCGCAGCTCTACGACGAGATGGGACAATTCGACAGCGCCGCCACCATCTATCGCAACCTTTCGCGGAGCTCGCACGCCACGCCCGAGGTCATGCATCTCTGGCTGCGCAACTGCGAGTCGCGCAACGATCGCCTGGAAGCGGCGCAGGTCGCCTGCGAGCTCGGCGATCGGGCGCTGAACGACGGCGACATGGGGACGGCGCGCGACTGGTTCCGCCGCGCCAGCGCGTTCGACGTCAACAACGAGACCGCGAAGCGCCGGCTGCAGAAGCTGTCCGAGGGCCGCGGGGCCGGGGTCACCACCAGCGAGGCGGCACCGGAACCCGAGCCGCCGGCCGAGGGTGGACGCGTCGAGGTGGCGGTGGGACGGGGCGCCGCGGTGACCTTCGATCTCGGCTCGCTGGTGTCGGAGTTCCAGCGCGGGGTCGAGTCGCAGATTTCCGGCGACCCGCAGGGGCACTATGATCTGGGCATGGCGTATCGGGAGATGGGACTCCTGGAGCAGGCGGTGGAGGCGTTCCGCGCCGCCGGGCACGATCCGGCGTTCGCGCAGCGCTGCGCCGAGATGGTGGGCCGCTGCCTGCTCGATCAGGGAAGCTTCGACGAGGCCGCGCAGGAGTTCATGGTGGCGCTCGAGCTGCCCGGCGTCACCTCCGAGGGTGCGCTCGACCTGCGTTTCCAGCTCGGCCTCGCCCACGAGGCGGCCGGGCGCATCGAGGCGGCGCTCGCCGAGTTCGAGCGCGTCTACACCGCGATGCCGAGCTATCCCGACGTCGCGCAGAAGATCCGCATGTTGCGCAAGGCGTTGGAGAGCAGCTGA
- the ftcD gene encoding glutamate formimidoyltransferase has translation MSRLVECVPNFSEGRRREVVEELIQVVASVPGVTLLDSEMDPDHNRSVLTFAGDPEAVGEAAVRVAERAAARIDLNHHRGQHPRMGATDVVPFVPIEGMTLDDCAQLARVVGKRIGELGIPVFLYEAAASRPDRVSLADVRRGEFEGLRERMGSDPERVPDFGPSRIHPTAGATAVGARRFLVAFNANLNTADVRVAKAVAAAIREQSGGLKHVRALGFSIEGGRRAQVSMNLVNTEATPIHRVLALIHEEAARRGAMVSGCEVVGLIPEAAMLDAAEHALRLENFRRDQVLELRLKRPPLSEAVTLNALLEQIASPTPTPGGGTVSAVAGAIASALATMVANLTLGKKKFADREAALLHLKGEAESLRATLFGLGRRDSEAFEAVLRARRLPQASAEEIGARSGELKRAELEATRVPLATAAACLRVLELAGEAARLGNPAAASDAGVAGLLAEAGARGALLNVEINLKGLDSTADKEDVERQMRDLQEALARAGASCRDSVRAAMTA, from the coding sequence GTGAGCCGACTGGTGGAATGCGTTCCCAACTTCAGCGAAGGACGCCGCCGAGAGGTGGTGGAGGAGCTGATCCAGGTGGTGGCGTCGGTGCCAGGTGTCACGCTGCTCGACAGCGAGATGGATCCCGATCACAACCGCTCGGTGCTCACGTTCGCGGGCGATCCGGAGGCGGTCGGCGAGGCCGCCGTCCGCGTCGCCGAACGCGCCGCCGCGCGCATCGATCTCAATCACCATCGGGGACAGCACCCGCGCATGGGCGCCACCGACGTGGTGCCGTTCGTGCCGATCGAGGGCATGACGCTGGACGATTGCGCGCAACTGGCTCGCGTGGTGGGGAAGCGGATCGGCGAGCTCGGCATTCCGGTGTTCCTCTACGAGGCGGCGGCCTCGCGCCCGGACCGGGTGAGCCTCGCGGACGTCCGCCGCGGCGAGTTCGAGGGGCTTCGGGAACGGATGGGCAGCGATCCCGAGCGCGTGCCGGATTTCGGGCCTTCCCGCATCCATCCCACTGCCGGGGCAACCGCCGTAGGCGCAAGAAGATTCCTGGTCGCGTTCAACGCCAACCTCAATACTGCCGACGTGCGGGTGGCGAAGGCGGTGGCGGCCGCGATCCGCGAGCAGAGCGGGGGCTTGAAGCACGTGCGGGCGCTCGGCTTCTCGATCGAGGGCGGCCGGCGCGCCCAGGTCAGCATGAATCTGGTCAACACCGAGGCGACGCCGATCCATCGCGTGCTCGCCCTGATCCACGAAGAGGCCGCGCGCCGCGGCGCGATGGTGTCGGGATGCGAAGTGGTCGGCCTGATTCCGGAAGCGGCGATGCTGGACGCGGCCGAGCACGCCCTGCGACTCGAGAATTTCCGGCGCGATCAGGTGCTGGAGCTGCGCCTGAAGCGGCCCCCGCTGTCCGAGGCGGTCACGTTGAACGCCCTGCTCGAGCAGATTGCCTCACCCACCCCGACGCCGGGCGGCGGTACGGTCTCGGCCGTGGCCGGGGCCATCGCCTCCGCGCTCGCCACCATGGTGGCCAACCTCACGCTGGGAAAGAAGAAGTTCGCGGATCGCGAAGCGGCGCTGCTTCACTTGAAGGGCGAGGCGGAATCCCTTCGCGCCACGCTATTTGGACTCGGGCGTCGCGACAGCGAGGCGTTCGAGGCAGTGCTCAGGGCGCGGCGCCTGCCCCAGGCGTCGGCCGAAGAGATCGGGGCGCGATCGGGCGAGCTGAAACGGGCCGAGCTGGAGGCCACCCGGGTTCCGCTCGCCACCGCCGCCGCCTGCCTTCGGGTACTCGAGCTGGCCGGCGAGGCCGCCCGGCTCGGCAACCCCGCCGCCGCCAGCGACGCCGGGGTGGCCGGATTGCTGGCCGAGGCCGGGGCGCGAGGGGCCTTGCTGAACGTCGAAATCAACCTGAAGGGCCTTGATTCCACGGCCGATAAGGAGGATGTGGAGAGGCAGATGCGGGATCTCCAGGAAGCGCTGGCTCGAGCCGGAGCTTCCTGCCGGGATTCCGTGCGTGCTGCCATGACCGCTTGA
- the hutI gene encoding imidazolonepropionase, with amino-acid sequence MALGPITNPTGKVVAGRTAYLILHNTSEVVTPDPAGRGLLRYPKGAIVFQDGRVLEVGNATELFKRHGEARPLNAGGKLVTPGLVDCHTHMIFAGHRALEFQRRLAGEDYGAIAAAGGGIRSTVQVTANERDDTLEKSLANRLERWRAAGCTTVEVKSGYAPNPGGELRLLELIRGAGMRVPSRLHRTALLLHHLPESYRERRPRLIDEILEHTLPEIRRRDLASAVDVFCDPAGFTVEECRAVLTRARELGFALTIHADQTARIGGTMLAAELRTRSADHLEFANASDWKALAEAGVVGVLLPAAALTLRQTLPEAKLLRASGARVAIATDFNPGTAPAQSLLECAALATRLCGFNAEEMLLAITYNGAKALGVEQEVGHLNPGAWGDAVIWECESVEELPYWMPAVRPDTVFMRGADLALPSIERRVWP; translated from the coding sequence GTGGCGCTCGGACCGATCACCAATCCCACCGGCAAGGTGGTGGCGGGACGCACCGCCTACCTGATCCTGCACAATACCTCCGAGGTGGTGACGCCCGATCCGGCGGGCCGAGGCCTGCTGCGCTACCCGAAGGGCGCCATCGTGTTCCAGGACGGGCGCGTGCTCGAGGTCGGCAACGCCACCGAGCTGTTCAAGCGCCACGGCGAGGCGCGGCCGCTCAATGCCGGCGGCAAGCTGGTGACGCCCGGACTGGTGGACTGCCACACGCACATGATCTTCGCGGGACATCGCGCGCTCGAATTCCAGCGCCGGCTGGCGGGCGAGGACTACGGCGCGATTGCCGCGGCCGGCGGCGGCATCCGCTCCACCGTGCAGGTCACCGCCAACGAGCGCGACGACACCCTCGAGAAGTCGCTCGCCAACCGGCTCGAGCGCTGGCGAGCCGCCGGCTGCACCACCGTCGAGGTGAAGAGCGGCTACGCGCCGAATCCCGGCGGCGAGCTGCGCCTGCTCGAGCTGATTCGCGGCGCCGGCATGCGCGTGCCGTCGCGGCTCCATCGCACCGCGCTGCTGCTCCACCACCTGCCCGAGAGTTATCGCGAGCGGCGCCCGCGATTGATCGACGAAATCCTCGAGCACACGCTGCCCGAGATCCGCCGGCGCGATCTGGCCAGCGCGGTGGACGTGTTCTGCGACCCGGCCGGATTCACGGTCGAGGAATGCCGCGCGGTGCTCACCCGCGCGCGCGAGCTGGGCTTCGCGCTGACCATTCACGCCGACCAGACCGCCCGGATCGGCGGCACGATGCTGGCGGCGGAGCTGCGCACGCGCTCGGCCGATCATCTCGAGTTCGCCAATGCCTCGGACTGGAAGGCGCTGGCCGAGGCCGGCGTGGTGGGCGTGCTGCTGCCGGCGGCCGCGCTCACGCTGCGCCAGACGCTGCCCGAGGCGAAGCTGCTGCGCGCTTCGGGCGCGCGCGTCGCCATCGCCACCGATTTCAACCCCGGCACGGCGCCGGCTCAGTCCCTGCTCGAGTGCGCAGCGCTGGCGACCAGGCTGTGCGGCTTCAACGCCGAGGAGATGCTGCTCGCCATCACCTACAACGGCGCGAAGGCGCTGGGAGTGGAGCAGGAGGTCGGGCACCTGAATCCCGGCGCGTGGGGAGACGCGGTGATCTGGGAGTGCGAATCGGTGGAGGAGCTGCCCTACTGGATGCCGGCGGTGCGACCCGACACCGTGTTCATGCGTGGCGCGGATCTGGCGCTGCCCTCGATCGAACGGAGAGTGTGGCCGTGA
- the hutU gene encoding urocanate hydratase → MTLVSGARSVRAPRGTTLSCKGWVQEAALRMLMNNLDPEVAERPDELVVYGGTGRAARSWEAFDHIVAALRALENDETLLVQSGKPVGVFRTHPHSPRVLIANSNLVGRWATWEHFWELEKKGLMMFGQMTAGSWIYIGSQGIVQGTFETFGECAARHFSGTLAGRLVLTAGLGGMGGAQPLAITMNGGVCLAVEVDESRARRRVETRYCDRITHSVDEALAWCRESMASRRPLSVALVGNAADLEPELLKRGVIPDAATDQTSAHDPLAGYVPAGLTLDQAGELRRSDPDDHVRRARASMAVQVRALLGMKARGTVLFDYGNNLRGEAERGGLAHEQAFSYPGFVPEYIRPLFCVGKGPFRWAALSGESSDILATDQAALAEFPDDARLHRWIPLAEKHVAFQGLPARICWLGYGERARLGLRFNRMVREGQLKAPIVIGRDHLDAGSVASPYRETEAMRDGSDAVADWPILNALLNTASGASWVSFHHGGGVGIGNSLHAGVVIVCDGSAATDARLERVLTNDPGTGVMRHADAGYPEAIAFARARGMNLPGITS, encoded by the coding sequence ATGACCCTGGTTTCCGGAGCGCGCTCGGTGCGCGCGCCGCGCGGCACCACGCTCTCGTGCAAGGGCTGGGTGCAGGAAGCGGCGCTGCGCATGCTGATGAACAATCTCGATCCGGAAGTGGCCGAACGCCCCGACGAGCTGGTGGTCTACGGCGGCACCGGGCGCGCCGCGCGCTCGTGGGAGGCGTTCGACCACATCGTCGCGGCACTGCGCGCGCTCGAGAACGACGAGACCCTGCTGGTCCAATCGGGCAAGCCCGTCGGCGTGTTCCGCACCCATCCGCATTCGCCTCGCGTGCTGATCGCCAATTCGAACCTGGTCGGACGGTGGGCGACGTGGGAACACTTCTGGGAGCTCGAGAAGAAGGGCCTGATGATGTTCGGCCAGATGACCGCGGGCTCGTGGATCTACATCGGCTCGCAGGGCATCGTGCAGGGCACCTTCGAGACCTTCGGTGAGTGCGCCGCGCGCCACTTCAGCGGCACGCTCGCCGGCCGGCTGGTGCTCACCGCCGGGCTCGGCGGCATGGGCGGCGCCCAGCCGCTCGCGATCACCATGAACGGCGGCGTGTGCCTGGCGGTCGAAGTCGACGAGTCGCGCGCGCGCCGGCGCGTCGAGACGCGTTACTGCGATCGCATCACGCATTCGGTGGACGAGGCGCTGGCCTGGTGCCGAGAAAGCATGGCCTCGCGCCGGCCACTGTCGGTGGCGCTGGTCGGCAATGCCGCCGACCTCGAGCCCGAGCTCCTGAAGCGCGGGGTGATCCCGGACGCCGCCACCGATCAGACCTCGGCGCACGATCCGCTCGCCGGCTACGTTCCGGCCGGGCTCACGCTCGATCAGGCCGGGGAGCTCCGCCGCTCGGATCCGGATGACCACGTCCGCCGGGCGCGCGCGTCGATGGCGGTCCAGGTGCGCGCGCTGCTCGGGATGAAGGCGCGCGGGACGGTGCTGTTCGACTACGGCAACAACCTGCGCGGCGAGGCGGAACGCGGCGGCCTCGCGCACGAGCAGGCGTTCTCGTATCCGGGCTTCGTCCCCGAGTACATTCGGCCGCTGTTCTGCGTCGGCAAGGGACCGTTCCGCTGGGCGGCGCTCTCCGGCGAATCCTCGGACATCCTGGCCACCGACCAGGCGGCGCTCGCCGAATTCCCCGACGATGCGCGGCTCCATCGCTGGATTCCGCTGGCCGAGAAGCACGTCGCCTTCCAGGGACTGCCGGCGCGGATCTGCTGGCTCGGCTACGGCGAGCGCGCGCGCCTCGGCCTGCGCTTCAATCGCATGGTGCGCGAGGGACAGCTCAAGGCCCCGATCGTCATCGGCCGCGATCATCTCGACGCCGGATCGGTCGCCTCGCCCTACCGGGAGACCGAGGCGATGAGAGACGGCAGCGACGCGGTGGCCGACTGGCCGATCCTGAACGCGCTGCTCAACACCGCCTCGGGAGCGTCGTGGGTGAGCTTTCATCACGGCGGAGGCGTGGGCATCGGCAACTCGCTGCATGCCGGCGTCGTGATCGTGTGCGACGGAAGCGCCGCGACCGATGCGCGGCTCGAGCGCGTGCTGACCAACGATCCCGGCACCGGCGTGATGCGTCACGCCGACGCCGGATATCCGGAGGCGATCGCCTTCGCGCGGGCCCGCGGCATGAATCTGCCGGGCATCACTTCATAG
- the hutH gene encoding histidine ammonia-lyase, protein MIELGGRPLELEDVIDVARAPLGASPPIRISGAAAARIAASRAVVERAVAENRTVYGVTTGFGPLKDQSISPDDVRQLQVNLIRSHAAGVGPAAPRDVVRAMLLLRAASLANGHSGVRPAVIEALLALLASDVTPHVPLQGSVGASGDLAPLAHLGQVLIGEGEAWLGDRRMPAALALRGAGLQPLTLEAKEGLALINGTQLSTALALLAWCDAIELWEAAVGAAALSIEVLLGSFKPAREDVQALRPYPGALEAARRLRAYSDESGLVASHADCGRVQDAYSLRCVPQVLGASWDAIEHVGKQLSIEINATNDNPLVFASAGEVVSAGHFHAQPVALVADYLKIAVAEIASLSERRIDRLLSSHASEGLPASLAKRPGLESGFMLAQYTAASLVSENKVLAHPASVDSIPTGDGWEDHVSMAPIAGRHARAVVENAARVVALELLCACRALEFRRPLLAGSGSERLYGAIRRIVPAPEGDRPLSESCEAVARWVLSPAPGRLAEEVLET, encoded by the coding sequence GTGATCGAACTGGGCGGTCGCCCGCTCGAATTGGAAGACGTGATCGACGTGGCGCGTGCCCCGCTCGGAGCGAGCCCGCCGATCCGGATCTCGGGCGCCGCGGCGGCACGCATCGCGGCCAGCCGCGCGGTGGTGGAACGGGCGGTGGCCGAGAACCGCACCGTCTACGGCGTCACCACCGGCTTCGGGCCGCTCAAGGACCAGTCGATTTCGCCCGACGACGTGCGCCAGCTGCAAGTCAACCTGATTCGCTCGCACGCCGCCGGGGTGGGTCCGGCGGCGCCGCGCGACGTGGTGCGCGCGATGCTCCTGCTGCGCGCCGCCTCGCTCGCCAACGGGCACTCCGGGGTGCGCCCGGCGGTCATCGAGGCGCTGCTCGCGCTGCTCGCGTCCGACGTCACGCCGCACGTCCCGCTGCAGGGATCGGTCGGGGCGTCGGGCGATCTCGCCCCGCTCGCTCATCTCGGGCAGGTCCTGATCGGCGAGGGCGAGGCATGGCTCGGGGACCGGCGCATGCCGGCGGCGCTGGCGCTGCGAGGCGCCGGACTCCAGCCCCTCACGCTCGAGGCCAAGGAGGGACTGGCGCTGATCAACGGCACCCAGCTCTCGACCGCGCTGGCGCTGCTGGCGTGGTGCGACGCGATCGAGCTGTGGGAGGCCGCGGTCGGAGCCGCGGCATTGTCGATCGAGGTGCTGCTCGGCTCGTTCAAGCCGGCGCGCGAGGACGTCCAGGCGCTCCGGCCCTACCCTGGCGCGCTCGAAGCGGCGCGGCGGCTGCGCGCCTACTCGGACGAAAGCGGGCTGGTCGCCTCGCATGCCGATTGCGGCCGGGTGCAGGACGCCTACAGCCTGCGGTGCGTGCCGCAGGTGCTGGGGGCGTCCTGGGACGCGATCGAGCACGTCGGCAAGCAGCTCTCGATCGAGATCAACGCCACCAACGACAATCCCCTGGTGTTCGCCAGTGCCGGCGAAGTGGTTTCAGCCGGCCATTTCCACGCCCAGCCGGTGGCGCTGGTCGCCGACTACCTGAAGATCGCGGTCGCCGAGATCGCCTCGCTGAGCGAGCGGCGCATCGACCGGCTGCTGTCCTCGCACGCCTCCGAGGGCCTGCCGGCGTCGCTGGCGAAGCGGCCGGGACTCGAGTCGGGCTTCATGCTGGCGCAGTACACCGCGGCCTCTCTGGTGTCCGAGAATAAGGTGCTGGCGCACCCGGCGAGCGTCGACTCGATTCCCACCGGCGACGGCTGGGAAGATCACGTCAGCATGGCGCCGATCGCCGGCCGGCACGCGCGCGCGGTGGTGGAGAATGCCGCGCGCGTGGTGGCGCTCGAGCTGCTGTGCGCCTGTCGCGCGCTGGAATTCCGGCGCCCGCTGCTGGCCGGCTCGGGATCGGAGCGACTCTACGGGGCGATTCGGCGGATCGTGCCTGCGCCCGAGGGCGACCGGCCGCTGAGTGAATCGTGCGAGGCCGTGGCGCGCTGGGTGCTGTCGCCGGCGCCGGGCCGGCTGGCCGAGGAGGTGCTGGAGACATGA
- a CDS encoding ATP-dependent DNA helicase codes for MRDLLDEGGALARRWPRFEARAGQRELAVAIARVMEAGGILLAEAPTGVGKSLAYLLPAALIARSGQRVMVATATRSLQDQLFERDLPMLRAALGLALPAARLKGKQNYLCPRALDVAEGRGPEETEILESLRRWSAGSDGDLDRFPAEDAEAFRRVRPRIATDAAGCLPAICRRGRECFWMRARREAGEAGLLIVNHALLALAGEIEGLLPPCDVLIVDEAHRLESVLLGQLECAVSRGRFEETLRLIGTGARRGGRGGGLLGRVKGWRAGAFDASGALDGLERLGEGVESLRRDVERLFEQLDPGGERHAVYGFRQRYRRGGELLGDGYDRLEAVLAGGAGLSRALAQAAAKLSAEGGAAVELAAECDQLAGRLTSLILDLDRLTEARDPGWVYWRSAGTRAVELRGSPISVGEHARERVLGRARAAILTSATLSAAGEFGFLAERLGLGAERAAPYEALSVPSPFPLAEQMRVLIAEPSRDEERSLAEVVAALHHAAHRNQLVLLTAHERLRRVREHLRERLPDAALLLAQEWDGPVSVLSERFRSARGAILLGVQSLWEGVDFPGPSLEIVVVARLPFAVPDDPLVEARGERLAERGLDPFRDDALPEAVLRFRQGVGRLIRRSDDRGVLVVCDPRLATASYRKAFLAALPVEPQRLRDPEAVAREAARFLAAQVVEDGT; via the coding sequence GTGCGCGACCTGCTGGACGAGGGCGGCGCCCTCGCGCGTCGCTGGCCGCGTTTCGAAGCGCGCGCCGGGCAGCGCGAGCTGGCGGTCGCCATCGCGCGGGTGATGGAAGCTGGCGGCATCCTGCTCGCCGAAGCGCCGACCGGCGTCGGCAAGTCGCTCGCCTATCTGCTGCCGGCGGCGCTGATCGCCCGGAGCGGCCAGCGCGTGATGGTGGCGACGGCGACGCGCTCGCTCCAGGACCAGCTCTTCGAGCGCGACCTGCCGATGCTGCGCGCGGCACTCGGACTGGCGCTGCCCGCCGCGCGGCTCAAGGGCAAGCAGAACTACCTCTGTCCGCGCGCGCTCGACGTGGCCGAGGGCCGCGGTCCGGAGGAGACCGAGATCCTGGAATCGCTGCGCCGCTGGTCGGCGGGCTCGGACGGCGATCTCGACCGCTTTCCTGCCGAGGATGCCGAGGCGTTCCGGCGCGTTCGGCCACGCATCGCCACCGACGCGGCCGGCTGCTTGCCGGCGATTTGCCGCCGCGGACGCGAGTGCTTCTGGATGCGTGCGCGCCGTGAGGCCGGTGAGGCCGGCCTGCTGATCGTCAACCACGCGCTGCTCGCGCTGGCCGGCGAGATCGAGGGCCTGCTTCCGCCCTGCGACGTGCTGATCGTGGACGAAGCCCATCGGCTGGAGAGCGTGCTGCTCGGCCAGCTCGAATGCGCGGTCTCGCGCGGGCGCTTCGAGGAGACGCTCCGGCTGATCGGCACCGGCGCGCGCCGCGGCGGTCGCGGCGGCGGTTTGCTCGGGCGCGTCAAGGGCTGGCGCGCGGGCGCGTTCGACGCCAGCGGCGCACTCGATGGGCTCGAGCGGCTGGGAGAGGGGGTCGAGTCGCTGCGCCGCGACGTCGAGAGGCTCTTCGAGCAGCTTGACCCCGGCGGCGAGCGGCACGCCGTCTACGGCTTCCGGCAGCGCTATCGCCGGGGCGGCGAGCTGCTCGGCGACGGCTACGACCGGCTGGAGGCGGTGCTGGCGGGCGGCGCCGGCCTGTCGCGCGCCCTGGCGCAGGCCGCCGCGAAGCTCTCCGCCGAGGGAGGCGCTGCGGTCGAGCTGGCCGCGGAATGCGATCAGCTCGCCGGCCGGCTCACTTCCCTGATCCTCGATCTCGACCGGCTCACCGAGGCGCGCGATCCCGGCTGGGTCTACTGGCGGAGCGCCGGCACTCGCGCCGTGGAGCTGCGCGGCTCGCCGATCAGCGTCGGCGAGCACGCGCGCGAGCGCGTGCTGGGGCGCGCGCGCGCCGCGATCCTGACCTCGGCCACCCTGTCGGCGGCCGGGGAATTCGGTTTTCTCGCCGAGCGGCTGGGTCTCGGCGCGGAGCGGGCCGCGCCCTACGAGGCGCTGAGCGTGCCGTCGCCCTTTCCGCTCGCCGAGCAGATGCGAGTGCTGATCGCGGAGCCCTCGCGCGACGAGGAGCGCTCGCTTGCCGAGGTGGTGGCCGCGCTCCATCACGCCGCGCACCGGAATCAGCTGGTGCTGCTCACCGCCCACGAGCGGTTGCGGCGCGTCCGCGAGCACCTGCGCGAACGGCTGCCCGACGCGGCGCTGCTGCTGGCGCAGGAGTGGGACGGTCCGGTGAGCGTGCTGTCCGAGCGATTCCGTAGCGCGCGCGGCGCGATCTTGCTCGGCGTGCAGAGCCTGTGGGAAGGTGTCGACTTCCCTGGGCCGAGCCTGGAGATCGTGGTCGTGGCGCGGCTGCCGTTCGCGGTGCCCGACGATCCCCTGGTCGAGGCCCGTGGCGAGCGGCTGGCGGAGCGCGGGCTCGATCCGTTTCGCGACGATGCCCTGCCCGAAGCCGTGTTGAGGTTCCGACAGGGGGTGGGCCGACTGATCCGGCGCTCGGACGACCGGGGCGTGCTGGTGGTCTGTGATCCGCGGCTGGCGACGGCTTCGTATCGGAAGGCGTTCCTGGCCGCGCTGCCGGTGGAGCCGCAGCGCCTCCGCGACCCGGAAGCGGTCGCTCGCGAGGCCGCGCGTTTCCTCGCCGCACAGGTGGTGGAGGACGGGACGTGA